Proteins from one Podospora pseudoanserina strain CBS 124.78 chromosome 1, whole genome shotgun sequence genomic window:
- a CDS encoding hypothetical protein (EggNog:ENOG503P3H8; COG:Q), with protein sequence MPVYVVTGTNRGIGLEFIRQLSQDHANIVVACVRSPTSDVGNLQSVIEESKNHNAIILDCDISSAESINRFAETLGKQRILADQKVDFLIHNAALNLKPEMNSLNLEPDLVHQMVIANVLGPALLTSALLTATLLSPKVRIFHISSGLGSMAVSLDHKPRQSAGYSISKAALNMLAVHQAEDIKSHLPGAVVALVDPGWVKTDMGGKNAIYEPSESVGNMLKILHDLEESNNGEYFHHSGRNVPW encoded by the coding sequence ATGCCAGTCTACGTCGTCACCGGAACAAACCGCGGTATTGGGTTGGAATTCATCCGCCAACTGTCACAAGACCACGCCAACATCGTCGTCGCTTGTGTCCGCTCCCCCACCTCCGATGTCGGCAATTTGCAGTCCGTAATCGAGGAATCCAAGAATCACAATGCCATCATACTGGACTGCGATATTTCCTCAGCAGAGTCGATCAACCGGTTTGCAGAAACGTTGGGAAAGCAAAGGATTTTGGCGGACCAAAAAGTAGACTTCTTGATTCACAATGCCGCTCTGAACCTCAAACCAGAGATGAACTCGTTGAACCTTGAGCCTGATCTTGTCCATCAAATGGTCATCGCCAACGTTCTCGGTCCGGCTCTCCTTACTTCGGCATTGCTCACGGCCACACTGCTATCGCCAAAAGTGAGAATCTTCCACATCTCTTCGGGTTTGGGAAGCATGGCTGTCAGTCTTGACCACAAGCCACGACAGAGTGCAGGCTACTCCATCAGCAAGGCTGCTCTCAACATGCTTGCCGTCCACCAAGCAGAGGACATCAAATCGCACCTCCCAGGGGCAGTTGTGGCACTGGTGGATCCGGGCTGGGTGAAGACGGACATGGGCGGGAAAAATGCCATATACGAGCCCAGTGAGAGCGTTGGCAATATGCTCAAGATTCTGCACGACCTAGAGGAGTCAAACAATGGGGAGTATTTTCATCACTCTGGCAGAAATGTGCCCTGGTGA
- a CDS encoding hypothetical protein (EggNog:ENOG503NV29; COG:S) has translation MFTMGQFYETIPESLVRWILAQKVFWVATAPLSPEGHVNVSPKGGPYFGILDTKTFWYLDLSGSGNETISHLYEKNNGRITVMFNAFEGPPRIVRLFGHGTVLENGTDSFNTFVKKHEVRLLPGARSIILVHVHQVGSSCGFSVPYFEFKDWRTTLNEFFARKADRFDKGDSKESIEKYWALKNSESVDGLPGLDIARKTAKEDGIVPLIKMIGAGATHGGQRTRKQLSFGVLHLALVAVIASFATVFLQPVFGELLKSLESTFQH, from the exons ATGTTCACAATGGGACAGTTTTACGAAACAATTCCCGAGTCGCTTGTCAGATGGATACTGGCCCAAAAAGTGTTTTGGGTGGCCACCGCCCCTCTGTCGCCGGAAGGACATGTCAACGTATCTCCTAAAGGCGGCCCCTATTTCGGCATCCTCGACACCAAGACTTTCTGGTACCTCGATCTCAGTGGTTCCGGCAATGAGACCATATCTCATCTGTACGAAAAGAATAACGGACGGATAACCGTCATGTTCAACGCATTTGAAGGGCCACCACGCATCGTCCGCCTGTTCGGCCACGGCACAGTGCTCGAAAATGGAACAGACTCCTTCAATACTTTTGTCAAAAAGCACGAGGTCAGGCTCCTTCCCGGAGCAAGAAGCATAATTCTTGTCCATGTGCACCAGGTTGGGAGCAGTTGTGGCTTCTCTGTCCCTTATTTCGAATTCAAAGATTGGCGAACAACCTTGAACGAATTCTTTGCGAGGAAGGCCGACAGGTTTGACAAGGGAGATTCCAAGGAGAGCATAGAGAA GTACTGGGCGCTCAAGAATTCGGAAAGTGTAGATGGTTTGCCAGGTTTAGACATTGCCAGAAAGACAGCCAAGGAAGACGGGATCGTACCTCTCATCAAGATGATAGGCGCTGGCGCCACACATGGAGGGCAGAGGACACGGAAGCAGCTGTCGTTTGGAGTACTGCATCTTGCCCTTGTGGCAGTCATTGCCTCCTTCGCCACCGTATTTTTGCAGCCCGTGTTTGGCGAGCTTTTGAAGAGTCTGGAGAGCACGTTTCAGCATTAA
- a CDS encoding hypothetical protein (EggNog:ENOG503Q4WC): MKSFLLGLAGTPSPEPGPAQTAQAPALKSGTDLADAITEGIKKLSTSDRQNDSQNEPAASNSQDEAAKTRTASPDDQEDWSSGDETVVEQRVAHPKQDMIDHIMKSLCTSLDTKITELTQFASLAKTEKAFSVADLPAAPKKGKTPTAVKPREQQEAKETLKEEKKNTEEEEVPKPMKLSDLSKSKKPTSTSAAPPPPPAPAPGAEPEQDFASLMLTAKSQPSAASPSFPATSFGALQLASMPFMASVMTNFPQIEPSSTQRPSQSFSRTIRPTQTPAPYIAPAPSLPLSPAPSPPAGDHLSPPSSAKRNAKRSLDDELQGPTAADLQPHFGHEEVYSRRISGISAPFGFGRPSPRAPTVSSQMPQSRQLHTAPQPRAPNFPPGPPAASRSIPSVDSFFNAPQLPRDSFIPEQELSPKTVGDVATHATARRHLSEAEVEPPEDHDGRRKKARRATSDSPAGLMRSGNKFACPYFKRNPRKYQKWTSCPGPGWEEVHRVKTHLYRRHRLPIQCPRCWDTFEEDTILQNHLQQDPPCTMQQNRIPHEGFTKDQEKKLRSRKKAQPNMTDEDKWVEIYMILFPDDDPDSVPTPCL; this comes from the exons ATGAAGAgctttctcctcggcctggcCGGCACGCCATCACCGGAACCAGGGCCTGCCCAAACGGCGCAAGCTCCCGCTCTCAAAAGTGGGACTGACCTGGCCGATGCGATCACCGAAGGCATCAAAAAGCTTTCCACATCAGACCGGCAAAATGATTCTCAAAACGAGCCGGCAGCTAGCAATAGCCAAGATGAAGCCGCAAAAACAAGGACGGCCTCACCAGACGACCAGGAGGATTGGAGCTCGGGTGACGAGACGGTCGTCGAGCAGAGAGTTGCACATCCCAAGCAGGACATGATTGACCACATCATGAAGAGCTTGTGTACTTCCCTCGACACCAAAATCACTGAGTTGACTCAGTTCGCCAGTCTCGCCAAAACTGAGAAGGCATTCAGTGTCGCCGACTTGCCAGCAGCTCCCAAGAAGGGAAAGACACCTACGGCGGTCAAGCCTCGAGAGCAGCAGGAAGCCAAAGAGACTctgaaggaggaaaagaagaacaccgaggaggaggaagtacCCAAGCCTATGAAGCTCTCTGACCTGTCCAAATCGAAGAAGCCAACCTCAACGtctgcagctcctcctccacctcctgccCCAGCCCCCGGTGCTGAGCCTGAACAAGACTTTGCCTCCCTCATGCTAACTGCCAAATCTCAACCCTCTGCGGCCTCACCTAGTTTCCCGGCCACCTCTTTTGGCGCATTGCAGTTGGCGAGCATGCCGTTTATGGCCTCGGTCATGACGAATTTCCCTCAAATCGAACCTTCATCTACTCAGCGGCCTTCCCAAAGCTTTTCTCGTACCATCAGACCGACGCAAACGCCAGCACCATATATCGCACCAGCCCCAAGCTTGCCTCTATCTCCGGCCCCTTCGCCGCCAGCAGGGGATCAcctatcaccaccatcctctgcAAAAAGGAATGCCAAGCGATCATTGGATGACGAGCTGCAAGGGCCAACAGCAGCTGATTTGCAGCCTCACTTTGGTCATGAAGAGGTCTATTCACGCAGAATTTCGGGTATTTCGGCTCCTTTTGGGTTTGGCCGTCCCAGTCCGAGAGCGCCCACTGTATCCTCACAGATGCCACAGTCGCGACAACTTCATACGGCTCCGCAACCTCGCGCACCCAACTTCCCACCAGGGCCGCCTGCTGCGTCTAGATCGATCCCAAGTGTCGACTCTTTCTTTAACGCCCCTCAACTTCCAAGAGATTCGTTTATTCCAGAGCAAGAATTGTCTCCCAAAacggttggtgatgttgctaCGCATGCTACTGCAAGGCGGCATCTCAGTGAAGCCGAGGTGGAGCCACCCGAAGACCACGACGGGAGACGCAAAAAGGCACGGCGAGCCACGTCTGATAGCCCCGCCGGGCTGATGAGAAGCGGAAACAAGTTTGCCTGTCCCTACTTCAAGCGGAACCCTCGCAAATATCAGAAATGGACGTCTTGCCCAGGCCcgggatgggaggaagtTCATCGAGTCAA GACTCATCTTTACAGACGACACAGGCTCCCAATCCAGTGTCCTCGTTGTTGGGACACCTTTGAGGAAGATACTATTCTTCAAAATCATCTCCAACAGGACCCGCCGTGCACCATGCAGCAAAACAGGATTCCACACGAAGGCTTCACCAAGGATCAGGAAAAGAAATTGCGAAGTCGCAAAAAGGCCCAGCCAAACATGACGGATGAAGATAAATGGGTTGAGATCTACATGATCCTGTTTCCAGACGATGATCCAGACTCTGTCCCAACACCATGTCTGTGA
- a CDS encoding hypothetical protein (COG:B; EggNog:ENOG503PDFR), which translates to MALSSILSLVLLASAGKAKQTTAAGFPPAKQQCPHHPAGRLETAALLPVCPLPGHIGVLSDESSNAIAWDYPPKCISPPAKDNTTVPRIDCLFTSTTFRNGHGISLVSSTLTTSHIVGVGSFDDEAPPLGVQRRENLGPAYEIVPVEGKGLGVVAKRKIKRGEIVMSDYPSLLIGTGFLGTAQPHHRRRMLKQAINQLPDKLRSKVRGLSRGAEKYEVDAILGPNANTVMIGEQDGEQMHVGLFAEAARINHGCRPNVHSRFSERRLTMEIMAHVAIEPGEEILMSYVPITTVRDERRKYLKDHWGFDCKCQLCTGTKNDIEESEFYRRRQKSLKESIESARAEGFFKDAIVMSGEWHEFSEWDMVPPLAPEYHDSLANLHYANGDLFNATRYARMAYDGWVRFGSVDDEKLEHSRTVLAKIEKEFEKSLKFEKD; encoded by the exons ATGGCACTCTCAAGCATCTTATCTCTTGTCCTTCTAGCATCGGCAGGCAAGGCgaaacaaacaacagcagcTGGGTTTCCCCCTGCAAAACAGCAatgtcctcatcatccagcaGGCCGCTTGGAAACAGCTGCGCTGCTACCGGTTTGTCCACTTCCAGGGCACATTGGCGTCCTGTCCGATGAAAGCTCCAATGCCATCGCGTGGGACTACCCACCCAAGTGCATTTCACCTCCAGCAAAAGACAATACAACCGTCCCAAGAATTGACTGCCTGTTCACTTCGACCACCTTTCGCAATGGCCACGGCATCAGCTTGGTTTCTTCCACACTGACAACATCTCATATTGTCGGTGTTGGCTCatttgatgatgaggccCCTCCGCTTGGGGTGCAGCGCCGCGAGAATCTCGGTCCTGCCTACGAGATTGTCCCGGTGGAAGGAAAAgggttgggtgttgttgccAAGCGCAAGATCAAGCGTGGAGAGATTGTCATGTCTGACTACCCTTCCCTACTTATTGGGACAGGCTTCTTGGGCACCGCACAGCCCCATCATAGGAGACGGATGCTCAAGCAAGCCATCAACCAGCTTCCCGATAAATTGAGGTCCAAGGTCAGGGGTTTGTCGAGAGGAGCAGAAAAGTACGAGGTGGACGCCATCTTGGGACCGAATGCCAATACGGTCATGATTGGAGAGCAAGACGGGGAGCAAATGCATGTCGGCCTGTTTGCTGAGGCTGCGAGGATAAACCATGGCTGCAGACCAAACGTTCACTCAAGGTTCtcggagaggaggttgacaaTGGAGATCATGGCTCATGTAGCCATCGAGCCGGGAGAGGAGATCTTGATGAGCT ATGTGCCCATCACAACTGTCCGTGATGAAAGACGAAAGTATCTCAAAGACCATTGGGGATTTGACTGCAAGTGTCAACTGTGTACCGGTACGAAGAATGATATTGAGGAGTCAGAGTTCTATCGACGCCGCCAAAAGAGTCTCAAGGAGAGTATTGAGAGCGCGCGTGCCGAAGGGTTCTTCAAGGATGCCATTGTCATGAGCGGTGAGTGGCATGAGTTTAGCGAGTGGGACATGGTTCCCCCCCTTGCGCCTGAGTATCATGATAGCCTGGCAAACTTGCATTACGCAAATGGGGATTTGTTCAATGCGACAAGATATGCGAGGATGGCATAtgatgggtgggtgaggtttgGCAGTGTGGATGATGAAAAGTTGGAGCATTCGAGAACGGTGCTGGCAAAGATTGAaaaggagtttgagaagagTTTGAAATTTGAGAAGGACTAA
- a CDS encoding hypothetical protein (EggNog:ENOG503P127; CAZy:AA7; COG:C) has product MYKELMHRANLSQHLTTWKSVKSRLEDFSMWSVTAIIIATLFAQVAIGQPPNNSHFSDVDIDTVASGILGNRGPSTKPTSRCKAFPGETAWPSVSDWASLNRTLGGVLLNPSPPASVCYPTSASFNTTACNFLFNSASQSTFWFDDPVTVQGTWPQGLTCPLVRNPQANATCTRGGYPVYVVNATQPKHVQSAVNFAREKNVRLIIKNTGHDFLARNIGAGSLSIWTHNLRGFEFISDYKQPGGRYRGPAAWVGAGLQVYDAFRYALAHNITLPAASCLTIGSYGGWISGGGHSPLSSKYGLGVDQVLELKVVTADGKYVTANPTKNEDLFFALRGGGGSTYGVITSAIVKAHPAINLTIASFNFNLGNTPSSSPPSNPTITNSTAFWLGFNAIFAFAIPVVDAGGYLWTNGLPSGPGFAMQVQVQMPGLSPGEALAFTQPLLDELNGLGIPVANITVRTQVYSSQSSTGAGGAPGAGGYFASRLFPRAAYVDPVLFSKAMNASRVLVEAGYTFHGLNMAPTLEAAGHPYPAGVNPVWRESVMHADIFGFSKLNLGTATDQQVIAAQLALTQLMEPLKKATPGGGSYLNEGDPHEPNWQQSFYGDNYSKLVRVKKTRDPWGVFWALTTPGSEEWKIEGEGGLLWRQNGRLCRV; this is encoded by the exons ATGTATAAGGAGCTGATGCACAGGGCTAATTTGTCACAGCATCTCACAACCTGGAAATCAGTGAAGAGCCGACTTGAAGATTTCAGCATGTGGTCTGTTACTGCGATAATCATTGCCACGCTTTTCGCGCAGGTGGCAATAGGTCAACCTCCGAATAACTCCCACTTTTCAGATGTCGACATCGACACTGTGGCTTCAGGGATCTTGGGCAACCGAGGACCatccaccaaaccaacatCGCGTTGCAAAGCCTTCCCCGGAGAAACCGCGTGGCCATCTGTTTCGGATTGGGCCAGTTTAAATCGCACTCTAGGTGGGGTTTTGctcaacccttcccccccagcCTCGGTGTGCTATCCGACTTCAGCAAGCTTCAACACCACGGCATGCAACTTTTTGTTTAATAGTGCTAGTCAAAGCACTTTCTGGTTTGATGATCCAGTCACTGTTCAAGGGACCTGGCCTCAGGGTTTGACATGCCCCCTCGTGAGGAACCCTCAAGCTAATGCCACCTGTACGAGGGGAGGTTATCCTGTTTACGTGGTCAATGCTACACAACCAAAGCATGTTCAGTCAGCGGTGAATTTTGCAAGAGAAAAGAACGTTCGGCTGATAATCAA AAACACGGGTCATGACTTTCTTGCTCGCAACATCGGTGCGGGATCTCTGAGCATTTGGACCCATAATCTGAGAGGTTTTGAGTTCATATCAGATTATAAGCAACCCGGAGGACGTTACCGAGGTCCAGCTGCGTGGGTTGGCGCTGGACTACAGGTCTATGACGCGTTTAGATATGCACTGGCGCACAACATCACTCTacctgctgcttcttgtcTAACCATCGGGTCTTACGGAGGTTGGATATCGGGTGGAGGCCACTCCCCTTTATCATCCAAGTATGGCCTAGGAGTAGACCAGGTTTTGGAGCTCAAGGTTGTGACAGCCGACGGAAAATATGTTACAGCAAACCCGACCAAAAACGAGGATCTGTTCTTTGCTTtgcgaggtggtggaggca GCACATATGGAGTGATAACCTCGGCCATTGTGAAAGCCCATCCTGCCATCAATCTGACCATCGCGTCCTTCAACTTCAATCTTGGCAACACACCTTCTTCGAGCCCCCCCTCAAATCCAACTATTACCAACAGCACTGCATTTTGGCTAGGCTTCAACGCTATCTTTGCTTTTGCAATTCCTGTTGTAGATGCAGGGGGTTATCTCTGGACAAATGGACTGCCTTCTGGTCCTGGCTTCGCCATGCAAGTCCAGGTGCAGATGCCGGGCTTGTCTCCAGGTGAAGCACTTGCTTTTACCCAACCTCTCCTGGATGAGCTGAACGGCCTTGGGATACCTGTTGCAAACATCACCGTCCGCACGCAGGTTTACAGCAGCCAATCGTCGACCGGAGCAGGCGGTGCTCCAGGTGCAGGTGGATATTTTGCTTCTCGTCTGTTCCCGCGGGCGGCATACGTTGATCCTGTCCTATTCTCCAAAGCCATGAACGCCTCACGAGTACTGGTTGAAGCGGGATATACGTTTCATGGACTCAACATGGCTCCCACGCTCGAAGCAGCAGGCCACCCTTACCCAGCAGGCGTCAACCCCGTATGGAGAGAAAGTGTCATGCACGCTGACATATTCGGATTCAGCAAGCTCAATCTTGGAACAGCCACTGATCAGCAGGTCATTGCAGCCCAGCTTGCTCTGACACAACTGATGGAGCCCCTCAAGAAGGCAACGCCAGGGGGAGGAAGCTACCTCAACGAAGGGGATCCTCATGAGCCGAACTGGCAACAGTCATTCTATGGGGACAATTATTCAAAACTTGTCAGGGTGAAGAAGACTCGAGATCCTTGGGGTGTATTTTGGGCGCTGACCACCCCGGGAAGTGAAGAATGGAAGattgagggagaagggggccTTTTGTGGAGGCAGAATGGTCGACTTTGTAGGGTGTAA
- a CDS encoding hypothetical protein (COG:S; EggNog:ENOG503NY4Y), translating into MATFQKLAILCLGASTVLAAPSDKHNGKKTPKVSPIKQISLGPRPYWLVDQMDEGPLKKKLASCSEKRMKPSDWSISHRGGGTLQFPEHTYDSIIAGTRMGAGIQECDVTFTKDLQLVCRHAQCDLHTTTNVVSLPELNAKCTTPFQPASGDRPAKAKCCTSDFTLAEIKTLCAKMDASDPKATTPEEYLGGTASWRTDLYAKTCSEVPTLKEFISLVDDLGLKFTPELKAPEVPMPFNGGNYTQAAYAQHMIDEFKAAGIKPERVWPQSFVYEDVLYWLKAEPKWGKQAVLLDESGDEPGTFPSAVARLKEYKKAGVRIVAPPLPYLVTVDKKGKIVPSSYAIEAKKQKLDIITWSLERSGWLGDGSGGGYYYASVANVTNGEGDVYNLLHVLAQDVGVIGVFSDWSATVTYYANCFGL; encoded by the exons atggcgaCCTTCCAGAAGCTTGCGATCCTTTGCCTCGGTGCTTCCACTGTGCTTGCCGCCCCTAGCGACAAGCACAACGGCAAGAAGACACCCAAGGTGTCGCCCATCAAGCAGATCTCTCTCGGACCGCGCCCCTACTGGCTCGTGGATCAGATGGACGAGGGGCctctcaagaagaagctcgcctCTTGTTCagagaagaggatgaagccCAGCGACTGGAGCATTTCTCACCGTGGCGGTGGCACCCTTCAGTTCCCGGAGCATACCTACGACTCAATTATTGCTGGT ACCAGAATGGGAGCCGGCATTCAGGAATGCGATGTCACCTTCACCAAAGACCTTCAACTCGTCTGCCGCCATGCCCAATGTGACTTGcacaccacaaccaacgTCGTTTCTCTTCCTGAACTTAATGCCAAgtgcaccaccccctttcaGCCTGCGTCTGGGGACAGGCCTGCTAAGGCCAAGTGTTGCACTTCGGATTTCACTTTGGCAGAGATCAAGACGCTTTGTGCAAAGATGGACGCCTCGGATCCGAAAGCAACAACCCCGGAGGAGTATCTTGGTGGCACAGCAAGCTGGAGGACCGACCTCTACGCCAAAACCTGTAGCGAGGTGCCTACTCTCAAGGAATTCATCTCTCTGGTTGACGATCTCGGTCTCAAGTTCACCCCTGAGTTGAAGGCCCCAGAGGTGCCCATGCCCTTCAACGGCGGCAACTACACCCAGGCGGCCTATGCCCAACACATGATTGATGAGTTCAAGGCGGCCGGTATCAAGCCAGAGAGGGTGTGGCCACAATCTTTTGTGTATGAGGATGTCCTGTACTGGCTAAAGGCTGAGCCAAAATGGGGAAAGCAAGCCGTGTTGCTGGACGAGAGCGGCGATGAGCCAGGTACATTCCCCTCTGCCGTCGCGAGGCTCAAGGAGTACAAGAAGGCCGGTGTCAGGATTGtcgctcctcctctgccctaCTTGGTCACCGTTGATaagaaggggaagattgTGCCCAGCAGCTATGCCATCGAAgccaagaaacagaaacTCGACATCATTACgtggagcttggagaggagcGGTTGGCTTGGTGACggcagcggaggaggatattACTATGCAAGCGTGGCCAATGTGACcaatggcgagggagatgtgTACAATCTGTTACATGTATTGGCTCAGGATGTGGGAGTCATTGGCGTCTTTTCTGATTGGAGTGCCACGGTCACATACTATGCCAATTGCTTCGGCCTGTAG
- a CDS encoding hypothetical protein (EggNog:ENOG503Q4WD; COG:O), whose product MDTIGKNENPALAFEGWTEHASRDRISTDTKVHQLLSAAYPGHHVTRTQTSSCDLLGFADAGYATKTPDRPRGYDAIRKFVAPKLRYEKGNDKLEDEVRFGAWKYDWESHQFLVYELSFRDYLLSRVIRFLYVITPPSVDGAVDIDGHHPKTDELLLVAGKWTKEMHDEIWVFDNQQWRKDKDLYRSVLGASWDDVILDPSIKSSLAQDVESFFNNQYFYKTLRVPWKRGVILHGVPGNGKTVSIKAIINSLAARNPPVPAMYVKSLDGCSHPKVAMQEIFSKSRIVAPCLLIFEDLDSLVEDKTRSYFLNEVDGLDSNEGILMIGSTNHLEGIDAAITKRPSRFDRKYHFKVPDHALRMVYCHHWREKVLDSPALAFPMELCSVIVDLTDGFSFAYIKELFISSLLMLAGGTRDIEAGGDNISGAALDSSSDENEDSASSNKPGRVMPAVTIPKELEGDPLLAVILAEAKLLWEQMENEETDAVKRKKAATVCAPRLPDFVFGLRDD is encoded by the coding sequence atggACACCATTGGCAAGAACGAAAACCCTGCTCTGGCCTTTGAAGGCTGGACAGAGCATGCAAGTCGAGATCGCATCAGCACCGATACCAAGGTACACCAGCTGCTCAGCGCTGCATACCCAGGTCACCATGTTACACGCACACAAACATCGTCCTGTGATCTTTTGGGTTTCGCTGACGCCGGCTACGCAACCAAAACCCCGGATCGTCCACGTGGCTACGACGCTATTCGCAAGTTTGTGGCCCCGAAACTTCGATACGAAAAGGGCAATGACAAACTTGAAGATGAGGTACGCTTTGGTGCCTGGAAATACGATTGGGAAAGCCACCAATTCCTGGTATATGAATTGTCATTCAGGGACTACCTGCTGAGCCGGGTCATACGGTTTCTCTATGTGATAACACCTCCTTCCGTGGACGGCGCGGTGGACATTGATGGCCACCATCCCAAGACCGATGAGCTTCTTCTGGTAGCCGGGAAGTGGACGAAGGAGATGCACGATGAAATATGGGTATTTGACAACCAGCAGTGGAGGAAGGATAAGGATTTATACCGGAGTGTTCTTGGAGCGTCGTGGGACGATGTCATTCTTGACCCGAGCATAAAGTCGAGCCTGGCTCAAGATGTCGAGTCCTTCTTTAACAATCAGTATTTTTATAAGACACTCCGGGTGCCATGGAAGCGCGGTGTGATTCTTCATGGGGTACCGGGGAATGGCAAGACCGTGTCTATCAAGGCAATCATCAACTCATTGGCGGCACGCAATCCTCCGGTCCCCGCCATGTACGTGAAATCGCTCGACGGATGTTCGCACCCAAAAGTCGCCATGCAGGAAATCTTTTCCAAGTCACGAATCGTCGCTCCATGCCTTCTGATCTTTGAGGACCTCGACAGCCTGGTCGAGGACAAGACACGCAGCTACTTCCTCAACGAGGTTGATGGACTTGACTCCAACGAGGGCATCCTAATGATAGGCTCGACCAATCACCTTGAAGGGATCGATGCGGCTATCACAAAACGACCCAGCCGCTTTGACCGTAAATACCACTTCAAGGTTCCGGACCACGCCTTGCGGATGGTTTACTGTCACCATTGGCGCGAGAAAGTGCTGGATTCCCCTGCGCTTGCCTTCCCCATGGAACTGTGCTCTGTGATAGTAGATCTCACGGATGGCTTCAGCTTTGCTTATATCAAAGAGCTCTTCATCTCGTCTTTGCTTATGTTGGCCGGGGGTACTCGTGACATCGAGGCTGGGGGCGACAACATCTCAGGAGCAGCGTTGGATTCAAGCTCTGACGAGAACGAGGACAGTGCCAGCTCTAACAAACCCGGACGCGTCATGCCTGCAGTGACAATTCCCAAGGAACTCGAAGGAGATCCCTTGCTTGCTGTTATCCTGGCTGAAGCCAAGTTGCTCTGGGAGCAAATGGAGAACGAGGAGACAGACGCCGTGAAGCGTAAAAAGGCAGCAACAGTATGCGCTCCGAGGCTGCCAGATTTTGTCTTTGGACTGCGTGATGATTGA